In Populus trichocarpa isolate Nisqually-1 chromosome 12, P.trichocarpa_v4.1, whole genome shotgun sequence, a genomic segment contains:
- the LOC112323674 gene encoding cyclin-dependent kinase D-3, which yields MSENDVEKKVADRYLKREILGEGTYGVVYKAIDTKTGQTVAIKKIRLGKQKEGVNFTALREIKLLKELKDPNIIELIDAFPHKGNLHLVFEFMETDLEAVIRDPNIFLSPGDIKSYFQMTLKGLLVCHKKWVLHRDMKPNNLLIGSNGQLKLADFGLARIFGSPGRKFTHQVFARWYRAPELLFGAKQYGAGVDVWAAGCILAELLNRRPFLQGDSDIDQLGKIFQKLGTPTPSQWPDLEWLPDFVEYSSQTAQPWRKLCPTASDDALDLLSKLFTYDPKTRITVQQALEHRYFTSVPLPTDPAKLPRPAPKRESHNPRTSDLHEGPTVLSPKKKARRVMPDREVFDGNAYHVDKIDQHGGEIRWAAGDNTSRNEQVPMSVDFSIFGAKPMSRPTINSADRSHLKRKLDLEFQHPE from the exons ATGTCAGAGAATGATGTCGAGAAGAAAGTAGCGGATAGATATCTAAAGCGAGAGATTCTTGGTGAAGGTACTTATGGTGTTGTCTACAAAGCTATTGATACTAAG ACAGGACAGACggttgcaataaaaaaaattcggctcggaaaacaaaaggaaggagTAAATTTTACAGCACTTAGAGAGATTAAACTGCTTAAAGAGCTTAAAGACCCGAATATAATTGAGTTGATCGATGCTTTCCCTCACAAAGGGAACTTGCATCTTGTGTTTGAGTTCATGGAGACTGATCTCGAAGCGGTTATTCGTGATccaaatatatttctttctcctGGGGACATAAAATCATACTTTCAGATGACTTTGAAAGGACTTCTGGTTTGCCATAAAAAATGGGTTTTGCATAG GGATATGAAGCCAAATAACTTGTTGATAGGATCTAATGGACAGCTCAAACTTGCAGATTTTGGTTTAGCGCGTATTTTTGGAAGCCCGGGTCGCAAATTCACGCACCAA GTCTTTGCTCGATGGTATAGAGCACCTGAACTTTTGTTTGGTGCCAAGCAGTATGGTGCTGGTGTTGATGTATGGGCTGCTGGTTGTATACTTGCTGAGCTACTTAACCGCAGACCATTCCTGCAG GGGGATAGCGACATTGATCAACTTGGAAAGATCTTTCAGAAGTTGGGGACTCCAACTCCTTCGCAGTGGCCTGATTTGGAATGGCTTCCTGACTTTGTAGAATATTCATCTCAGACTGCACAACCTTGGCGAAAATTGTGTCCTACAGCTAGTGATGATGCTTTAGATCTGTTATCTAAGCTGTTTACATATGACCCAAAAACTAGAATTACAGTGCAGCAAGCATTGGAGCACAG GTACTTTACATCTGTACCTCTGCCCACAGATCCGGCTAAGCTTCCGAGACCAGCCCCTAAGAGAGAATCTCACAACCCAAGGACTTCAGATTTACATGAGGGTCCTACTGTCTTGTCACCAAAAAAGAAGGCAAGAAGAGTGATGCCAGATCGTGAAGTGTTTGATGGAAATGCATACCATGTTGATAAGATTGATCAACATGGTGGTGAGATCAGATGGGCAGCTGGGGATAACACAAGCAGGAATGAACAGGTGCCGATGTCGGTTGATTTTTCGATCTTTGGAGCAAAACCAATGAGCAGACCTACAATTAACAG